The Pleurodeles waltl isolate 20211129_DDA chromosome 7, aPleWal1.hap1.20221129, whole genome shotgun sequence genome includes a region encoding these proteins:
- the LOC138303591 gene encoding beta/gamma crystallin domain-containing protein 2-like, whose protein sequence is MNSITVYEHINFKGNHKTFTQDVPDLRVENFNDCISSVKVVGLPWFLYKHINYNEKILVLKEGDYSSIANNDCVSSLKIVRNEITVYEHINFQGNHRTFTQDVPDLRVEKFNDCISSVKVVGLPWLLYKHVNYNEKILVLKEGDYSSIANNDCVSSLKIVRNAITVYEHINFQGNHKTFTQDVPDLRVEKFNDCMSSVKVVGLPWLLYKHVNYNEKILVLKEGDYSSIANNDCVSSLKIVRNAITVYEHINFQGNHKTFIQDVPDLRVEKFNDCISSVKVVGLPWFLYKHINYNEKILVLTEGDYSLIDNNDCVSSLKIGGNTIVVYEHTNFQGRHKTFTEDVPNLVKENFNNCISSVKVFGQPWVLYKQVDYKGKVQMLEEGEYSSIDMNECVSSLRMLRDKVLVHVHTDA, encoded by the coding sequence ATGAACTCAATCACTGTCTATGAACACATTAACTTCAAAGGAAACCATAAGACATTTACTCAAGACGTTCCAGATTTGAGAGTTGAGAATTTCAATGACTGCATTTCCTCTGTAAAAGTGGTTGGGCTACCATGGTTCCTGTACAAACATATAAACTATAATGAAAAAATTCTAGTACTCAAGGAGGGAGATTATTCATCGATTGCTAATAATGACTGTGTATCCTCTCTTAAGATAGTCAGGAATGAAATCACTGTCTATGAACACATTAACTTCCAAGGAAACCATAGGACATTTACTCAAGACGTTCCAGATTTGAGAGTTGAGAAATTCAATGACTGCATCTCCTCTGTAAAAGTGGTTGGGCTACCATGGTTACTGTACAAACATGTAAACTATAATGAAAAAATCCTAGTACTAAAGGAGGGAGATTATTCATCGATTGCTAATAATGACTGTGTATCCTCTCTTAAGATAGTCAGGAATGCAATTACTGTCTATGAACACATTAACTTCCAAGGAAACCATAAGACATTTACTCAAGACGTTCCAGATTTGAGAGTTGAGAAATTCAATGACTGCATGTCCTCTGTAAAAGTGGTTGGGCTACCATGGTTGCTGTACAAACATGTAAACTATAATGAAAAAATCCTAGTACTAAAGGAGGGAGATTATTCATCGATTGCTAATAATGACTGTGTATCCTCTCTTAAGATAGTCAGGAATGCAATCACTGTCTATGAACACATTAACTTCCAAGGAAACCATAAGACATTTATTCAAGACGTTCCAGATTTGAGAGTTGAGAAATTCAATGACTGCATCTCCTCTGTAAAAGTGGTTGGGCTACCATGGTTCCTGTACAAACATATAAACTATAATGAAAAAATCCTAGTACTAACGGAGGGAGATTATTCATTGATTGATAATAATGATTGTGTATCCTCTCTTAAGATAGGTGGGAATACAATCGTTGTCTATGAACACACTAACTTTCAGGGTCGCCATAAAACGTTTACTGAAGATGTTCCAAATTTGGTAAAGGAAAACTTCAATAACTGCATCTCCTCTGTGAAGGTGTTTGGGCAACCATGGGTCCTGTACAAACAGGTAGACTATAAGGGAAAAGTTCAAATGCTAGAGGAGGGAGAGTATTCAAGCATTGATATGAATGAATGTGTATCGTCTCTTAGGATGTTGAGAGACAAAGTCCTTGTCCATGTACACACTGATGCTTAG